TTATTAAAACGGTTTACCTCCGTTTTAAAAAGATGAGGATTTATAGAAAGGGTTATAGCAGGGAGATAAATCGTCAGCTTTTTAAAACCGACAAGCGATAGTGCGTTCAGCATCGGAACTACATCGTTTATGGTAAGTTCTTCTCTCTGTGATATCTCAAGTGTTTTCCGTACTGATTTTAAAAACTGTAAACTCATTTTAGGATTGATTCCGGGTTGTAAATCTATTTTAGGATTTAGCTAAAAAAACGGTCAACTCATTTCAGGATAATAGCCCACTATGTATTTCCCTTTTTTTGATTTAACCGTACTGTTTATAGAGGCCAACGCCGATTGAGTGTTCTGCGTTGTACGCAAAACCAGCGCAGCGAAAGCGCAGCGCCAAAGCCGACGTGGACACATTGTCTGCGAACGATTAAGTGAGCAGCGTGGACGCGCCACAAGCATTTTTTTTCTCCTTATTATAAAAATAATAAATCGATTAAAAAAAAATGCGCAGTAGGCTTTGGCACCAGCGGCTGCGCCAGATAAGCAGCGGTGGATTTTTGTAGGCGACCCATAGGAGCCTAACAAAAATACAGAGGAGCTGCGAGTGAGCGGAGCAGAAGCAGGGAGGCAGCAGCTTTTTTTTGGACAAAAACGGCTGTAAGCCGATGTATTTTTTTTTGGCCAAAAAAAAGTGCTGCACAGAGGGGCGTAGCGAACACCTTATAACCCCCTGTTTAATACTATTTTTTAAAGCCTATTTGCTTTCGTGGAATTGAATTCTCTTTCTTTTCTGTTAATTCATCTAAATAATCAAATACCAATTCTATATTCTTACTATGATTCGTTAACTTCTTTTTGATTTGTTCAATATCAAGTTTTACACTTAAATTATCTGTTAATATGGTTCGTAACTTAGTAAAAACTCTAATGATTTTAATATTTACTATAATTGCTCTTTCGCTATTTAAAATGCATGATAACATTGTAACTCCTTGCTCAGTAAAACAAAATGGAGCATATCGTAATCCTTTCTTATCTTGATTAGAAGTAACAAATTGCGATCTCCAAATTTCTAATTCTTGCTTTGTCATTTCAAACATAAAATCTTCTGGAAAACGTTTCTCATTTCTTCTTACAGCTTGTTTTAAAACTCTAGTTTCTACTCCGTAAAGTTCTGCTAAGTCTCTATCTAACATTACTTTTTGATTTCTAATAAAGTAAATCTTATTAGAAATTATTTCATCTGGAATAGTAATTTCGTTGCTCATTTTTTATACTTTAATTTGTGTAAAAATAGTTTTTTTAAATTGGAGATCACAAATTGTGACCTCCAATTTAAGGTGTTAATTTGGCTCCTTAATTTTTTTAATTAATTGGATGAAAGTTATTTACAATCTCATGTAAAGATTCTAAATCGTTTTGTACATAACGTTCTGTAGAAGATATATAACGATGCCCTGCCATGACTTGCACTTGTCTTAAATTGTAGTGTTTCAACCAATTTGTAATTACTGAAGCTCGGATTTGATTGGAACTATTTACTTTATGATTTGTCTTTTTTAACTTCTTTAAAATATGATGGATTGTGATTCCTAATCGTTTGTTATTTGGTATAAATATTCTGTCAGTCTCTAGTTGTTTTCTAATCAATATTTCTTCTCTAACTTCTTTTATATATTCTAAAAATTCTATGACTTGCCAGGGTTTTAATTCTAATGTTCTTGAGTTACTTCTTGCTCCACTTTTTATATAAACTTTGCCTTTATAAAGTTGTAAATCTTCGAGTTCTAATTGTATGAGTTCTGTTGTATTTAATCCTTGATAGACTAGTAAACCAACGATTACTTTATTCCTCTTTGCACACAGTCTGTGGTACTTATCTGCGACATTGTCGCTTTGATAACTATAATATAAATCTTCCAATTCATCAGATTCTAAGATGTTGTAATTGACTGTTCTTTTGATGCCTTTAATGGTGGTAGTTTCTATCGGGTTATCTGGCCGCAAGGCGACAGCTATTAAATAGTTTAGATAGCTTCTTTATGATTCCAAGTTTATGATTTACCGTCTTTTTATTAGTATTCTTTCTTTGTAAGTGTTTAATATATTTCATACAAGTTTTGTAATCTATTTGATCTGGAGTTGTATGATTTCTGTTACACCATTTTATAAACTTACCTACCCCGTTTGTATAACTATCTATTGTTGTTGTTCTATAATTCTCTTTCTCTAAATATGTTTTATAGTTCATTATTTAAATTGTTTGGGTGTCATTTCGGCTTCGCTCAATACAGGCTTGCCTCTCGACTAAATGAGTATAAATTTGAGTGGATTCTAAAGAGCTATGGCCTAAAAAAGTTTTAATGCTTTCTAGCTTTACTTGTTGTTGTAATAAATGTGTTGCAATGCTATGTCTTAATGTATGTAGTGTAATTTTTTTTTCTACAATCTCCTTGTTATTACTTGCTTGTATAATTTTCTGCAATCGGTTTGATAAACTCATTCCACCCATTCTCTTGCCTTGTTTACTAATAAATAGTGCTTCTTCACTTCGACTTCGCTCAGTGCGAGTAAATTGTGGTCGTGATTCAAAGACATAGTCTTCTAGGATTTGTAAATTGTATCTATTGACGGGTATTACCCGTTCCTTGTAATTCTTTCCTTTTCTAACGTGTATGCGCTCTTTATCAAAGAATATATCTTTTATATCTAGGCTGACGGCCTCCGTCCTGCGTAATCCACAACTGTAAAAGATTACTAAGATGGCTTTATCTCTTAATCTATAATGCTCATAATTATGACTATACTCTGTTGCTTTAAAGAGTTCTTTAATTTCTAATTGTGTAAGTATATTGATTCGTTCTTCTGTTGGATTCTCTTCTGTTTTTAAATGTATATTGAAGTCTTTGTAGTTGTGTTGTTTTAAATATTCTCTAAATTTCTTAAGAGCTTGTTGGTGTTTGTTTAAGTAACTTTTACTTAAACTTCCATTTCTTGTTTGATTGGGCCTTTCTTGTAAATAACTATAATATTCTTTGACTGTCTTTGTACTAATATCATTGATACTTTTAATACTACTTTGCTCTAAATAATAAAAAAACTCCTGAAGATGTAAGGGTAAACTATACACTGTACTTTCTGCATAACCTAAGATGTCTAACCATTCTTTAAAGTTCTTCACAAAGATTTTATAAGGTTCGTTTTGTAGTATTAATTTTTTCATTCTTATCGTTTTTTATTTTTTACTCGGTATGTGTTTTTTGAAGCTTTGTTGCGAACCTTATTTAATAAACTGATTGTTAATTAAATAACTTCGCAAAAATGCTACTTGCGAAGTGGTTGCGAACTTGCGAGGGTGCGTGTCGTACAGACAAGTATTATTCTTTACCTTTTATTCTATCTATACAGTCTTGTAACGCTTTATTTATCTGCGCTTTAAGGTTTGTATATTCGTCTATATCAACAATTTCATAATGATACATTTTCCCTTTTTCTGCTTTTACGTATCTTATATAACCTTCTAATAAGAGTTGTTTAGTATAGTTTCTTAATGTACTTTCTTTGAGTCTTAATTTTCTTCTAATTTCAGAACTTGTAAACGTGGTTGTATTCTCTTCCTTTAAGTATGTTTTAGATTCTCTAAGTGATTTCTACAAGCTCCTGTTAATGTATCTGACTTTCTTAATAATACTTCTATAATTAATTCATTTGCTTCTTTAATGTCTTCTATTTCTGTTTCTATGTATTCTTCTCCAGTTTCTTTATTTACTTTGTGTTCGCGTTGGTATTGTTTGTAAAATGTGATGGCACTTATAAATCGTAAATAATGAGCATTGGTTCTTCTTGGTTTAAAAACGGATTGCGGAAGCTCTAAATATTCTGCATACGGATTAATCACTTTGATGGGTTTTAAAACTCTCTGTATATTCTGCAATAAGCTTTTGGCTGTATGCTGTAGGCTTTCATCTACTTTTCCTGCAATGACTAATCGCTGATAATCCATAATACGTTTGTCTTGTTTTTGGCTTTCATCTATGTATAATAAAAAAGAACGATTGGCATTGTCTTCGTAAATAGTCTCTTGGGTGGTAGCGCCTGCAAAACAAACAGGGCCTTGTACTTCTAAGGGAATGGTTTTACTCTCTCCGTTTTTATCTTTATGAACCACGCGTTTTTTAATCCATTTCTTACTAGCAAATTCTCTAATGGTATACAATACTTTTTGTACGCCGTCTAAATCTTCTATCATAATAATTCGATGAGAGAGCTCTGTTTTAGCAAAATAGTACAAAGCATTTGCAGATAAAGTAGTTACTTCTATAATATCTTCTTCTGGCATTAAAGCTGCTATAGAAGATTGCAGGTGTGTTTTACCTGTTCCAGAACTTCCCAAAGAAATACAGTGCAAAGGATTGTTGGTTTTTCTTGACGTAAAAATTAAATACATCAGCAATCTATTAACGTCTTCGCCAATAACTCCAGATTCACTGATGTATTTGTTGGTTCTCTCTAGCAAGTTTCCCTGTCTTAAAAATTCTTCTGATTCTGCAATTTCTTTAGCTGTTAACTCTTTTGTGTAGGGTTTATAGGCTTCTGCTTGTTTGTCTAATAATAAAAATCTATAATTCTGTAATTCGTGTGTGAGTTCTTGTAATACTTTTCTTACGACACTCGTCCCAATCTCTAAACGTTCTGCACATCTTCTTACAAACTTCTCTACTTGATTATCATTATACAAGTCTATACTTTGCCTTAAAACGTTATGCTGTTTGGGTTTCTGTATGCTTATTGTTACTCGTAGACTTTCTAATTTGTTGGTTCTAATTCCACCTAAAATATGGAGTTCTAAATGTTTTGTAGTGTACTTGTAGTTGTTGGTGTTACTTGTGTCTAAAATATTCATATATGGATACTTTTAAAGTGCATTGAAAAATCTAAGGTATCCACAAATGAGTAATAAAACAATATCCATATTTGGATACTTGCTCTTAATCCCTTATTTTTACAGAAAAATTGCACGAATCTTTTTTTAAAACACCTTTTATGAACTTAATTTTATCTGATTTTATCCAAAACCTAAAGCATTATAGAACTAAAAAAGAGCTTACTCAAAAACAATTGGCTAACCATTTAAGGATAGGTCATGGAAATATTGCACGGTATGAACGTGGTGAAGTGGTACCAAAACTAGATGTAGTATTGGCGATTGCTAAAAAACTAGAAGTCTCTTTAGATGCCTTATGTGGACTTGATAAAGAAAAGGATACTGAACTAACTCTTTTAATACAAAAGTCTCAGAAACTTGCTTTAAAAGACAAAGAACTACTAAAACAACTTATTGTAAAATTTGTGAACTTCAACTAATCTTTTTAAAAGCTATTTTGTAAATTAGTGCTATTATAAATACTAATTTTTAGCTATGAAGTTTCACATTAAAGATGAGCACGATTTTTTTAAGCATTTTGGCAAACAAACAAATGAAAGCTTAACATTACCTAATGACCAAAATTGCCCTTATAAATTTGAAGAAAATATACGTCTCTTAGCAGCGCATTATGACAATACCACAGAGGCTGACCAAGGTTTCTTTTTTGATTTTGAACAAACTCCTGAATATAAAATGGTTTTAGACTATTTGGTTACTTTCTACAATTGGAATCTTGAACAACCTTTTTTTATTAGAAAACCCAAAGAGTGAAAGCCTATTCAAAAAATCCTGTACTATCTATTTCTAAAATAGTAGTATCATCTGCATAATTCCTAGCACTTGAGTATTTCCAATCAATAGAATTTGTTACAAAACCACTCTCTACAGGATTGTTATGTATATAATCTATTTTCTGTTTGATAACTTTTTCACTCCATAACTCTACAGGTTTATTATGATGTTGCCAAAACTGATATTTAGAGATATTTCCCTGTTTCTTTCCTGCTCTTTTAAACATCCATAATAACCATTCTTTTCTACTTTCTTGTGGATTGTTTTCTATAGCTTCTATAGTTTTCTTTGAAGTATGTCGTTTAAAATCTCTTAATAATTCTGAAGGTTCGCTATTTGATGAACGAAAAATAAAATGTACATGACTTGGCATAAAACAATAACAATACAACTCCATTCCTTTTTCCTTTCTACAATAATTTATACTGTCTGCTAATA
This window of the Flavobacteriaceae bacterium genome carries:
- a CDS encoding ORF6N domain-containing protein, which codes for MSNEITIPDEIISNKIYFIRNQKVMLDRDLAELYGVETRVLKQAVRRNEKRFPEDFMFEMTKQELEIWRSQFVTSNQDKKGLRYAPFCFTEQGVTMLSCILNSERAIIVNIKIIRVFTKLRTILTDNLSVKLDIEQIKKKLTNHSKNIELVFDYLDELTEKKENSIPRKQIGFKK
- a CDS encoding tyrosine-type recombinase/integrase, with translation MAVALRPDNPIETTTIKGIKRTVNYNILESDELEDLYYSYQSDNVADKYHRLCAKRNKVIVGLLVYQGLNTTELIQLELEDLQLYKGKVYIKSGARSNSRTLELKPWQVIEFLEYIKEVREEILIRKQLETDRIFIPNNKRLGITIHHILKKLKKTNHKVNSSNQIRASVITNWLKHYNLRQVQVMAGHRYISSTERYVQNDLESLHEIVNNFHPIN
- a CDS encoding tyrosine-type recombinase/integrase; amino-acid sequence: MKKLILQNEPYKIFVKNFKEWLDILGYAESTVYSLPLHLQEFFYYLEQSSIKSINDISTKTVKEYYSYLQERPNQTRNGSLSKSYLNKHQQALKKFREYLKQHNYKDFNIHLKTEENPTEERINILTQLEIKELFKATEYSHNYEHYRLRDKAILVIFYSCGLRRTEAVSLDIKDIFFDKERIHVRKGKNYKERVIPVNRYNLQILEDYVFESRPQFTRTERSRSEEALFISKQGKRMGGMSLSNRLQKIIQASNNKEIVEKKITLHTLRHSIATHLLQQQVKLESIKTFLGHSSLESTQIYTHLVERQACIERSRNDTQTI
- a CDS encoding helix-turn-helix domain-containing protein, which gives rise to MNLILSDFIQNLKHYRTKKELTQKQLANHLRIGHGNIARYERGEVVPKLDVVLAIAKKLEVSLDALCGLDKEKDTELTLLIQKSQKLALKDKELLKQLIVKFVNFN
- a CDS encoding transposase; the encoded protein is MSRNYKFYNKSGLYFVSFATINWIDVFTRQVYFDVLADSINYCRKEKGMELYCYCFMPSHVHFIFRSSNSEPSELLRDFKRHTSKKTIEAIENNPQESRKEWLLWMFKRAGKKQGNISKYQFWQHHNKPVELWSEKVIKQKIDYIHNNPVESGFVTNSIDWKYSSARNYADDTTILEIDSTGFFE